The Diospyros lotus cultivar Yz01 chromosome 15, ASM1463336v1, whole genome shotgun sequence genome has a window encoding:
- the LOC127791336 gene encoding uncharacterized protein LOC127791336 has protein sequence MTTIEKLFVQIFERKDRIIEEIQRQSDLYSQHLASKLLIQGIAPPPWLWNPSFKSLPSDPGELKKEELISEFLRPHPQPPVPYIGVDSSRYSRPVVIGDNGELSEGLFMETQASNKGFNGGDKSTAPSDFHDNNTGYALNCVPESDPSVSSPERQVDAMISNIYTAPDQSLARIQRSKSRQKALELRKSAKGAAKSDLVDENDSGFHSSGIRMSGIASRQLNHDYEFWELAKRSDTINDSGALRLEIGECQNEANMYCGRSTGCRSSYNVSAEKSKYKELDNCSNISKKDGVLRSESTRGGGISKPVSLFNSSSQRITRSKSTALKMSQLESSNRLEGLHLQNVPSGEVIQHCPEGIPVIFKQEVEDNYVAETELISDGSGEAPATCSNLDAAGLGVGLDVFVSRQPSDRSMFVRPKTLEFDDMEKGSLNEIFSQRPGESSEKMSYISLKSPTSLDKTDNSSPSKKCLEKQSREHVVSDKTSEAWRRSFGSHLEECVIVDKGVPKSNMNKNLKNFEDNSEAIEDILHYPASLGADVESLNFGKSLDVEGHQEVKYHSMEGSESSSKLQVKECELACDGDRRDRSGTTPILFKHQQLGPCFISNEIKHVSLDKVCLVEEAVLTDPSSSVLDERQCCAEDNQEFIFHENELNKGNMSSLPCIDRTLLQKKGYSREDGFLPHDSVCSLHCVDKNFNSSEIKEFKLLEESLIPGRKLRSAKEKSWPQFKRRKIEDKPTDFFSASPRFRVKEVGSIGGYTTDRYLNRVEDDMEPVYKFQCHPVTPQRDVGQSNVNKSSDMEMAQKVNHSTGSEPSPEVQLEVDACTTTPTFNHGQFGPYVVSSSIKEAAGHSECCSIENGITADATSIVLEVRTESDEQNYISLPHFEKDVALENKDDLVHDNRIQQETLSLVEENGFISNSSFVSLHDNHLGSVAADQTLPEFEGFVIDTQENAQPHFIEDAFNFEKLDLPRATIERVSALEQLCKSAIVHTPLSQFSTTFKLHRTLDPYQSVPNGLLEHMNLTSTLNIDDDCGKNLRASCSSVNEVKCSFQGLPNSSCMPLNGSHFGWSARKPPMSPVGRLWDRISSNSSSSEKQRSLNPELTCFPIEEDPSFSEENENGDEVADTIHKNIHSSLMNHRAQREPLAEVTETYANCLTSVSMSGKYPNRCSLDSISTEVSLKENNRVKQKLGNCPGNKSRITNEDKRNHSISVSMNGIKEATESLKNRFSKPKLSGKTSLRKDGQNLSEREPKRNNIVSNITSFVPLVQKKQEATVGTGKRNIKVKALEAAEAAKRLQEKRENERKMKKEALKLEKAKVEKENLRQMELKKKRKEEEQKKKDASMAERKRLREEEERKEKERKRKRTEEAWQQRRERKENLHIQKVEKDVPFTVIDEEVNSETKFIDDLKKQKKDEEKGDDSLVKKPHTESATAEILENNVNLVVLHDCEAANCCSQIRELTSVLTKTNTNNDLEAKASQEKSYEISPYQCSDDEDDEEDEIPTKKFIPSWASKSSVAVLLSSQEKIDPAMIFPPESFCHINEVLRPRK, from the exons ATGACGACCATAGAGAAGCTATTCGTTCAGATCTTCGAACGAAAGGACCGCATTATCGAAGAAATCCAACGACAATCGGATTTGTACAGCCAACACCTCGCATCCAAACTCCTGATTCAAGGAATCGCTCCTCCGCCCTGGCTCTGGAACCCTAGCTTCAAGTCCTTGCCTTCGGATCCCGGAG AGTTAAAGAAGGAAGAGCTGATTTCTGAGTTTCTACGCCCCCACCCACAACCTCCAGTCCCTTATATAGGTGTCGATAGCTCTCGCTACAGCAGGCCTGTTGTCATAGGAGATAATGGAGAGTTGTCAGAAGGATTGTTCATGGAAACTCAAGCTTCCAATAAAGGTTTTAATGGAGGAGACAAGTCAACAGCCCCATCTGATTTCCATGATAATAACACTGGATATGCCTTAAATTGTGTTCCTGAGTCGGATCCTAGTGTTTCCTCTCCTGAACGGCAGGTTGATGCAATGATCTCAAATATTTATACTGCCCCAGATCAGTCACTTGCCAGGATACAAAGGTCCAAGTCAAGGCAAAAGGCTCTAGAACTTCGAAAATCTGCAAAAGGAGCAGCTAAAAGCGATTTGGTTGATGAGAATGACAGTGGTTTTCATTCTAGTGGAATTAGAATGTCCGGGATCGCTTCCCGACAGCTTAATCATGATTATGAGTTTTGGGAATTGGCTAAACGTTCTGATACTATTAATGATAGTGGTGCATTGAGACTGGAAATAGGAGAATGCCAAAATGAAGCTAACATGTATTGTGGTAGAAGTACAGGATGTAGAAGTTCTTACAATGTATCTGCTGAAAAGAGTAAGTATAAGGAACTTGACAATTGTTCCAATATATCCAAGAAAGATGGAGTGTTAAGATCAGAAAGTACTCGTGGTGGAGGAATATCAAAGCCTGTAAGTTTATTTAATTCCTCCAGTCAAAGAATTACAAGGTCTAAGTCAACTGCTTTGAAAATGTCCCAACTTGAATCATCAAACAGGTTAGAAGGATTGCACCTACAAAATGTTCCAAGTGGTGAAGTAATCCAACATTGTCCTGAAGGCATTCCTGTTATCTTTAAGCAGGAAGTAGAGGATAATTATGTTGCAGAAACTGAGCTCATTTCAGATGGATCAGGAGAAGCTCCAGCAACTTGTTCCAACTTGGATGCTGCTGGCCTAGGTGTGGGGTTGGATGTTTTTGTCTCAAGACAACCCTCTGACCGTAGTATGTTTGTGAGGCCCAAGACACTAGAGTTTGATGACATGGAAAAGGGCAGtttgaatgaaattttcagTCAGAGGCCAGGGGAATCATCAGAAAAAATGTCTTATATTTCTCTGAAGTCTCCCACATCACTTGATAAAACAGATAACAGCAGTCCTTCTAAAAAATGTTTAGAGAAGCAATCAAGGGAGCATGTGGTATCAGATAAAACATCTGAAGCTTGGAGGAGATCTTTTGGAAGTCATTTAGAGGAGTGTGTTATAGTTGATAAAGGGGTACCTAAATCTAATATGAATAAGAATCTTAAGAACTTTGAAGATAATTCAGAGGCCATTGAAGACATTCTCCACTATCCTGCTTCTCTTGGGGCAGATGTTGAGTCATTAAATTTTGGTAAAAGCCTTGATGTAGAAGGGCATCAGGAGGTGAAATATCATTCAATGGAAGGATCTGAATCCTCATCAAAGTTGCAAGTCAAAGAG TGTGAACTTGCCTGTGACGGTGACAGAAGGGATAGAAGTGGGACAACCCCTATCTTGTTTAAACATCAACAGTTAGGGCCCTGCTTCATCTCAAACGAAATCAAACATGTAAGTTTGGATAAAGTTTGCCTGGTTGAAGAGGCAGTGCTAACAGATCCAAGTAGCTCTGTTCTGGATGAAAGACAGTGTTGTGCAGAGGATAATcaagaattcattttccatgaaaatgaaCTCAATAAAGGAAATATGAGTAGTTTGCCTTGTATTGACAGAACCCTGCTGCAAAAAAAAGGTTATTCCAGAGAAGATGGCTTCTTACCACATGATTCAGTTTGTTCTTTACATTGTGTAGACAAAAATTTCAACTCTTCTGAAATAAAAGAATTCAAACTTCTAGAGGAGTCCCTAATCCCAGGAAGAAAATTAAGGTCTGCAAAAGAGAAGTCTTGGCCTCAATTTAAGCGGAGAAAGATTGAGGATAAACCGACGGATTTTTTTTCTGCCTCCCCTAGGTTTAGGGTAAAAGAGGTTGGCAGTATTGGAGGTTATACCACAGACAGATATTTGAATAGAGTTGAAGATGATATGGAACCTGTCTATAAATTTCAATGTCATCCAGTTACTCCTCAGCGGGATGTAGGGCAATCAAATGTTAATAAGAGTTCTGACATGGAAATGGCCCAGAAGGTAAATCATTCAACAGGAAGTGAGCCTTCACCAGAAGTACAACTTGAAGTG GATGCATGTACCACCACTCCTACATTCAATCATGGACAGTTTGGGCCATATGTTGTCTCAAGTTCAATAAAAGAGGCAGCTGGACATTCTGAATGTTGCTCTATTGAGAATGGTATAACAGCTGATGCAACTAGCATTGTCCTGGAAGTAAGAACAGAGTCTGATGAACAAAATTACATAAGTTTGCCACACTTTGAAAAAGATGTTGCCTTGGAAAACAAAGATGACTTGGTTCACGACAACAGAATCCAGCAGGAAACACTCTCTCTTGTCGAAGAGAATGgcttcatttcaaattcttcattTGTGTCTCTACATGACAATCACCTGGGTTCTGTTGCAGCTGATCAAACTCTACCAGAGTTTGAGGGGTTTGTCATTGACACACAGGAGAATGCACAACCACATTTTATTGAAGACGCATTTAACTTCGAAAAATTGGACCTTCCAAGAGCTACAATAGAACGTGTTAGTGCTCTTGAACAGCTATGCAAATCTGCTATCGTGCACACTCCACTATCCCAGTTTTCAACTACATTTAAACTACACAGAACTCTAGACCCATACCAGTCTGTACCAAATGGACTTCTTGAGCATATGAACTTGACAAGTACCTTAAATATAGATGATGATTGTGGTAAAAATCTTAGGGCCAGTTGCAGTTCTGTGAATGAAGTGAAGTGTTCTTTCCAAGGGTTGCCAAATTCTAGTTGTATGCCACTTAATGGTTCTCATTTTGGTTGGAGTGCAAGAAAACCTCCAATGTCTCCAGTTGGAAGGCTCTGGGATCGAATTTCATCAAACTCTAGTAGTTCAGAGAAGCAGCGGAGCTTAAATCCTGAGCTTACTTGCTTCCCTATTGAGGAAGATCCCAGCTTCAGCGAAGAGAACGAGAATGGAGATGAAGTGGCTGATACAATCCACAAAAATATCCATTCATCACTGATGAATCATCGTGCCCAAAGAGAGCCACTTGCAGAGGTAACAGAAACATATGCAAACTGTCTTACATCAGTTTCTATGTCAGGGAAATATCCTAATAGATGTAGTTTAGATTCCATAAGCACTGAAGTCAgcttgaaagaaaataatagggTCAAACAAAAACTTGGAAATTGCCCTGGCAACAAGAGCAGAATTACAAATGAAGACAAGCGGAATCACTCCATATCAGTAAGCATGAATGGCATTAAGGAGGCTACGGAATCACTCAAAAACAGATTCAGTAAGCCAAAATTGTCAGGGAAAACCAGTTTGAGGAAAGATGGGCAGAATCTCTCAGAGAGAGAGCCAAAGCGTAACAACATTGTTTCAAACATTACTTCTTTTGTCCCACTTGTTCAAAAGAAACAGGAAGCTACAGTTGGCACAG GCAAGAGAAACATCAAGGTGAAAGCTTTAGAGGCTGCAGAAGCTGCAAAGCGCCttcaagaaaaaagagaaaatgaacgCAAGATGAAGAAGGAAGCACTAAAACTTGAAAAGGCAAAAGTAGAGAAAGAAAATTTGCGGCAAATGGagttaaagaagaaaaggaaagaagaagaacagaagaaaAAGGATGCTAGTAtggcagaaaggaaaagactaagggaggaagaagagagaaaggagaaggaaagaaaaagaaagagaactGAAGAAGCATGGCAGCAACGAAGAGAGCGAAAGGAGAATTTGCATATTCAGAAAGTGGAGAAAGACGTACCATTCACTGTTATT GATGAAGAAGTTAATAGTGAGACCAAATTTATTGATGAtctgaaaaaacaaaaaaaggatgAGGAAAAAGGAGATGACAGTCTTGTGAAAAAGCCACATACTGAATCTGCAACTGCTGAAATCTTGGAAAACAATGTTAACCTAGTAGTCCTTCACGACTGTGAAGCTGCTAATTGTTGTAGTCAAATTAGAGAG CTGACAAGTGTTCTGACCAAAACCAATACAAACAATGACCTGGAGGCCAAGGCCAGTCAGGAAAAATCTTATGAGATTTCTCCATATCAGTGCtcagatgatgaagatgacGAAGAGGATGAAATTCCCACTAAAAAGTTTATTCCTTCATGGGCCAG CAAAAGTTCTGTGGCTGTTCTTCTTTCCTCCCAGGAGAAGATTGATCCGGCAATGATATTTCCCCCTGAAAGTTTTTGCCATATTAATGAAG TTCTCCGGCCTCGAAAGTAA